A genomic window from Sulfurimonas sp. includes:
- a CDS encoding cation-translocating P-type ATPase, protein MKSFQLNKTDLLDKYHTSESGLSEADAKRRLNDFGANEIGTKEKKSYLKEYLKQYVQFFAILLEVAAVLAFIADSFVPNEGNDILAYAIIAAVIINATFTFWQEYKADKAMEALLKLMPTIVTIVRDGENKSIDAKGLVPGDIIILEEGDKVAADAVILECEEFYINTSALNGESRPSKREQNYDNKTTRSLDAKNMVYAGTSVVSGNGVAVVVSTGDSTEFGKIATLTTNIQKTLTPMQKEVIHITHILTLIALAMGCVFFVLGMFSNQSFLIAAIFALSLIVANVPEGLLPTITLSLSLASQRMAKRNALIKNLDSVQTLGSVTIICTDKTGTLTQNEMSLKNILLSSGENISVSGEGYISQGEFSSQESNQTTDQRLDELLIAGRLNSRATIEGNEVFGDPTELAIVSAANKRKLDISGFTKTQEIPFSSERKMMSSIYENSSGQTIYSKGAVEVIFEKSDKYIDKNGEIKNFDENTKKEMLRGAEDYENQAFRVLAIAKGLDSKEEGLIFLGLVAIMDMPRAEVKDAIARCSSAGIRTMMITGDNDRTAQAIAKKIGLPYDSVLTGKELAELDEEELEISLKENNILFARMTSFQKLRIAQALQKNGDVVAMTGDGVNDAPALKRADIGIAMGAGGTDVAKESADMILLDNNFKSIVSAIEEGRTVYFNIKKFVTYILSSNVPEIVPYILQFFFKIPLPLSVIQILSIDLGSDMLPGLALGSEKPEKNIMKRPPIRSDEKILDWEVFKRGYFFIGVIEATAAMVAFISFLLLHGWEYGTVNLNDPVLHSQAMTMTLLGAISCQLVNVWTMRSWEFSAWSIGFTTNKLLIGAMVLEFFWIWMLLGLESVQKIFHTAYIPLSELWILLPFPIILFVSHEYYKYRKRKNIKQ, encoded by the coding sequence ATGAAATCTTTTCAATTGAATAAAACCGATCTATTAGATAAATACCATACATCCGAGAGTGGCTTAAGTGAAGCAGATGCTAAGCGCAGGTTGAATGATTTTGGAGCAAATGAGATTGGTACTAAAGAGAAAAAAAGCTACTTAAAAGAGTATCTAAAACAATATGTTCAGTTTTTTGCAATATTGCTTGAAGTTGCAGCCGTTTTAGCCTTTATTGCTGATAGTTTCGTTCCTAACGAAGGCAATGATATATTAGCATATGCGATAATCGCTGCCGTTATTATAAATGCAACTTTTACTTTTTGGCAGGAATACAAAGCCGACAAAGCTATGGAGGCCTTACTTAAACTTATGCCTACCATAGTCACAATTGTACGAGATGGAGAAAATAAAAGTATAGATGCTAAAGGTCTGGTTCCAGGTGACATAATTATCCTTGAAGAGGGAGACAAGGTTGCCGCAGATGCAGTTATATTAGAGTGTGAAGAGTTTTATATAAATACCTCAGCCCTAAACGGTGAATCAAGACCATCTAAACGTGAACAAAACTACGACAATAAAACTACTAGATCTTTGGATGCCAAAAACATGGTGTATGCAGGGACTTCCGTTGTCTCTGGTAATGGTGTAGCTGTGGTTGTCTCAACAGGTGATTCTACAGAGTTTGGGAAAATTGCTACTCTAACTACAAATATACAAAAAACTCTAACCCCTATGCAAAAAGAGGTTATACACATCACCCATATACTCACACTGATCGCTCTAGCAATGGGTTGTGTATTTTTTGTACTTGGTATGTTTTCTAATCAGAGCTTTTTAATAGCTGCTATTTTTGCCCTTTCACTTATCGTTGCCAATGTACCCGAGGGTCTTCTTCCTACAATTACACTCTCTCTATCACTTGCAAGCCAGCGCATGGCAAAACGAAACGCACTTATAAAAAACCTCGATTCTGTTCAGACTTTGGGGAGTGTAACCATAATATGTACAGATAAAACGGGTACGCTTACACAAAATGAGATGAGTTTAAAAAATATCCTTTTGAGCTCAGGCGAGAATATATCTGTAAGTGGTGAGGGGTATATATCTCAGGGTGAATTTAGCTCACAAGAGTCTAATCAAACTACAGATCAACGTTTGGATGAGCTTTTAATTGCAGGCAGGCTAAACTCTCGTGCAACAATTGAAGGTAATGAAGTTTTTGGAGATCCAACAGAGTTAGCAATTGTAAGTGCAGCAAATAAAAGAAAACTTGATATAAGTGGCTTTACAAAAACACAGGAGATTCCTTTTAGCTCTGAGAGGAAGATGATGTCTTCGATCTATGAAAACTCTTCTGGGCAAACAATTTACTCAAAGGGTGCGGTTGAAGTTATATTTGAAAAGTCTGATAAATATATAGATAAAAATGGAGAGATCAAAAATTTTGACGAAAATACAAAAAAAGAGATGCTTCGCGGTGCTGAAGATTACGAAAATCAAGCCTTTAGAGTACTCGCTATTGCCAAAGGTTTAGATTCTAAAGAGGAAGGTTTAATATTTTTAGGTCTTGTCGCAATTATGGATATGCCAAGAGCTGAAGTGAAAGATGCAATAGCACGGTGTAGCTCTGCAGGTATACGTACCATGATGATCACAGGTGATAATGACAGGACAGCTCAGGCAATAGCCAAAAAAATAGGTCTACCTTATGACAGTGTATTAACTGGAAAAGAGCTTGCTGAGTTAGATGAAGAGGAGTTGGAGATTTCTCTCAAAGAGAACAATATACTCTTTGCAAGAATGACAAGTTTTCAAAAACTTCGAATTGCACAAGCATTGCAAAAAAATGGTGACGTTGTTGCAATGACTGGTGATGGTGTAAATGATGCACCTGCACTAAAACGTGCAGATATTGGTATAGCTATGGGAGCAGGTGGTACAGATGTAGCAAAGGAATCTGCGGATATGATCCTTTTGGATAACAACTTCAAATCTATTGTCTCAGCTATTGAGGAAGGAAGGACTGTATATTTTAATATTAAAAAATTCGTAACATACATCTTATCTTCAAATGTTCCTGAGATTGTTCCATATATACTGCAGTTCTTTTTTAAGATCCCTCTACCGCTCTCAGTAATACAAATATTATCAATAGATCTTGGTTCAGATATGCTTCCCGGTCTTGCACTTGGAAGTGAAAAGCCGGAAAAAAATATTATGAAGCGCCCGCCAATTAGATCAGATGAAAAGATATTGGACTGGGAAGTTTTTAAACGTGGTTACTTCTTTATAGGTGTTATTGAAGCGACTGCCGCAATGGTGGCTTTTATCAGTTTCTTGCTTCTTCACGGCTGGGAATACGGCACAGTTAATCTGAATGATCCTGTACTTCATTCCCAAGCTATGACTATGACACTTCTCGGTGCTATTAGTTGTCAGCTGGTAAATGTGTGGACTATGCGAAGTTGGGAATTCTCAGCGTGGAGTATAGGTTTTACAACTAATAAACTGCTTATAGGTGCAATGGTATTGGAGTTTTTTTGGATCTGGATGCTTCTAGGGTTAGAGAGTGTTCAAAAGATATTTCACACGGCATATATACCGCTTAGCGAGCTGTGGATACTACTGCCTTTTCCAATAATACTTTTTGTATCTCACGAGTACTATAAATACAGAAAAAGAAAAAATATTAAGCAGTAG